One genomic segment of uncultured Desulfobacter sp. includes these proteins:
- a CDS encoding TRAP transporter large permease subunit, translating into MSIEVVTILLFGGLMTLLVLGVPVAFALGGITVVLTYLLEGSTSLFIVATTTYKQITDPNLITIPLFLLMGNFLLHSGISDRMFKALGFWLTGIKGGLAIVSIGVCVSLAMCGGFGPGILTMGLIAVPAMLKQSYNKSLALGSVMAGGVLGEIIPPSIIMILFAYIARVSIGKLFLAGVVPGLITAFGYILYVSIRCHLQPEFAPPVKETVTWTLRLSSLKDILLPAFLIVLVLGSIFFGIATPTEAAGVGATGAFVICALLKKMSWKVLWDSCRQTMTISGMVFWILIGATLFSVFYTSQGAQSLVTELVSSLEINRWIVLGAMQLILLVLGMFMDDYAVVTICAPIFVPIAKILGFDPIWFSIIFILNMQVAYLTPPFGWALIMMKGVAPSKITTRDIWKSIPPFVGIQLLVLIMVMIFPQLALWLTYKMM; encoded by the coding sequence ATGAGTATTGAAGTTGTTACCATATTGTTGTTCGGAGGGCTTATGACCCTCCTTGTACTCGGCGTTCCGGTTGCATTTGCTTTGGGTGGTATTACAGTCGTCCTGACTTATCTGCTGGAAGGTTCAACATCTCTGTTTATTGTTGCGACAACGACATATAAGCAGATTACGGATCCAAATTTAATTACAATCCCACTGTTCCTGCTCATGGGAAACTTTCTTTTACACTCCGGTATTTCGGATCGAATGTTCAAAGCCTTGGGATTCTGGCTTACCGGCATTAAAGGCGGGCTTGCCATTGTCTCCATCGGTGTCTGCGTGTCCCTTGCCATGTGCGGAGGTTTTGGCCCGGGTATCCTGACTATGGGCCTGATTGCAGTTCCGGCAATGCTCAAGCAGTCATACAATAAATCGCTTGCACTTGGTTCCGTTATGGCAGGGGGGGTTTTAGGCGAAATAATTCCCCCCAGTATTATCATGATTCTTTTTGCATATATCGCCCGGGTATCAATTGGAAAGCTTTTTTTGGCCGGTGTGGTTCCCGGCTTGATCACCGCATTCGGCTATATTTTATATGTCAGTATTCGGTGTCACCTCCAGCCGGAATTTGCACCGCCTGTTAAGGAAACTGTCACTTGGACGTTGCGACTATCTTCCCTGAAAGATATTTTGCTCCCGGCGTTTTTGATCGTCCTGGTCTTAGGTTCGATTTTTTTCGGGATTGCAACACCAACTGAAGCTGCCGGCGTAGGTGCTACCGGTGCCTTTGTTATTTGTGCGCTTCTAAAAAAAATGTCATGGAAAGTGCTTTGGGACTCCTGCAGGCAGACCATGACCATCAGCGGGATGGTTTTCTGGATTTTAATTGGCGCTACGTTGTTTAGTGTATTTTATACCAGCCAGGGTGCACAGTCTCTGGTTACAGAACTTGTGAGTAGCCTTGAAATAAACCGCTGGATTGTATTGGGGGCGATGCAGTTGATTCTTCTGGTTTTGGGCATGTTCATGGATGACTATGCCGTTGTTACCATTTGTGCGCCTATTTTTGTTCCCATTGCTAAAATTCTCGGTTTTGATCCCATATGGTTTTCAATTATTTTTATTTTGAATATGCAAGTGGCATATCTGACGCCACCTTTTGGGTGGGCACTGATTATGATGAAAGGGGTTGCGCCTTCCAAGATTACAACCCGGGATATCTGGAAGTCCATTCCCCCGTTTGTGGGCATTCAGCTGCTTGTTCTTATAATGGTTATGATTTTTCCGCAACTGGCTTTATGGCTCACGTATAAAATGATGTAG
- a CDS encoding aspartate aminotransferase family protein: MIKESDLEKLSYPDAPKIVTESVPGPESLKQLGEAPEFESMARGAGRFPVVYDEGFGATVKDPDGNLYIDITAGVAVNSVGRLHPRVVEAIHKQTGKLMHSSDCSSSLRLDLAKKISGIMPAGLKDNCITFFTQSGSSALESAIKFVRKITGRSQIVAFHGAYHGVHCGCGSLTTGDQYRKDFGPFIPGVIHAPYPYAYRCCFGTKTQEQCEDMCANYLEYLLNTPYTGADDVGAVIIEAQQGEGGYLAPNPEFLQRVKASCEKHGALFIADEVQSGAGRSGRMWAIEHSGVEPDILTFGKGIGGDVPMAGVTLRKDLAEKIEDGSQPNTFAANGVSAAVSMTNLDILTENDNALIKRVAELGELIKNRLKEGAQKINCIGDVRGRGFMIGIELVKDRETKEPFDADLMGQVIMAMLNKGVILVPCGRYGNVIRFMPSLTTPKKYLDKASDLLLEVLESLDI, encoded by the coding sequence ATGATTAAAGAATCCGATCTTGAAAAATTATCCTATCCTGATGCCCCCAAAATAGTTACTGAATCCGTGCCCGGTCCTGAAAGCCTTAAGCAACTGGGTGAAGCACCTGAATTCGAGTCCATGGCACGGGGCGCCGGAAGATTTCCAGTGGTTTATGATGAAGGCTTCGGGGCCACAGTAAAAGATCCGGATGGAAACTTGTATATTGATATCACAGCTGGTGTTGCTGTCAATTCAGTGGGAAGGCTTCACCCAAGGGTCGTTGAAGCAATTCACAAACAGACAGGGAAACTGATGCACAGCAGTGACTGCAGCAGTTCCCTGCGCCTGGATCTGGCTAAAAAAATATCCGGCATTATGCCGGCAGGGTTAAAAGATAATTGCATTACTTTTTTTACCCAGTCCGGTTCCAGTGCCCTTGAATCCGCAATTAAGTTTGTCCGGAAGATTACAGGCCGTTCACAGATTGTTGCATTTCATGGTGCCTATCACGGTGTTCACTGCGGGTGTGGATCTTTGACAACCGGTGACCAGTACAGGAAAGATTTTGGTCCGTTTATCCCTGGTGTTATCCATGCTCCGTACCCTTATGCATACCGGTGCTGCTTCGGGACCAAAACCCAGGAACAATGTGAAGACATGTGCGCAAATTATCTGGAATACCTTCTGAACACACCTTATACCGGGGCCGATGATGTGGGCGCAGTTATTATTGAGGCACAACAGGGTGAAGGTGGATATCTTGCACCGAATCCTGAATTTTTACAGCGTGTTAAAGCATCGTGTGAAAAGCACGGTGCCCTTTTTATCGCCGATGAGGTTCAATCCGGTGCCGGGCGTTCCGGAAGAATGTGGGCAATTGAACATAGCGGTGTTGAACCGGATATTTTGACCTTTGGAAAAGGTATTGGTGGCGATGTACCAATGGCCGGCGTTACGCTGCGCAAGGATCTTGCAGAAAAAATCGAAGATGGGTCCCAGCCCAATACGTTTGCCGCTAACGGTGTCTCTGCGGCTGTCAGCATGACCAATCTCGATATTCTTACCGAAAATGATAATGCACTGATCAAAAGAGTGGCCGAATTAGGTGAACTGATAAAGAACCGACTTAAAGAAGGTGCCCAGAAAATAAACTGTATCGGAGATGTCCGGGGAAGAGGGTTTATGATCGGTATTGAATTGGTCAAAGACCGGGAAACAAAAGAACCTTTTGATGCAGATCTCATGGGGCAGGTCATCATGGCCATGCTGAACAAGGGCGTTATTCTGGTTCCCTGCGGCAGATACGGAAATGTCATAAGGTTTATGCCCTCTTTGACAACTCCCAAGAAATATTTAGATAAAGCTTCGGATCTCCTGCTTGAAGTTTTAGAGAGTTTAGATATTTAG
- the ftsZ gene encoding cell division protein FtsZ, protein MTFSYVENNNTAKIKVIGVGGAGGNAVNNMIDAKLQGVKFIVANTDAQALEHSRAEVKIQIGAQLTEGLGAGADPSVGRDAALESMEDLRESLADSHMVFITAGFGGGTGTGAAPVIAEICKDLGILTVAVASKPFSFEGKKRERAAMEGLEKLQEITDTVITIPNDRLRGIAGKGARMKDMFIKADEILHHSVKGITDLIMMPGHVNLDFADVKTTMQKAGKALMGIGIASGENRATEAAERAISHPLLEDISVSGAKGVLMNITSSSDLTLDEMTEACDRIYQEVGDEAEIIWGQTFDEELGDEIRITVIATGIGMEEPAFSENMRRFDPQTAQAYAQPQQATAANGTYGTYGSQTYGQNASDVGQSAPPAGRQNPIARGVIRDATEEDMANWDEPVRVVRHKRVVGNDNQTQDYGMNYDNDDLEIPTFLRRKAD, encoded by the coding sequence ATGACTTTTTCTTATGTGGAAAACAACAACACGGCTAAAATTAAGGTCATTGGTGTCGGCGGGGCCGGCGGCAACGCGGTCAATAATATGATTGACGCCAAGCTGCAAGGTGTTAAATTTATTGTGGCCAACACCGATGCCCAGGCCCTGGAGCATTCCAGAGCAGAAGTTAAAATTCAAATAGGCGCCCAGCTCACCGAAGGACTTGGGGCCGGTGCAGATCCAAGTGTAGGCAGAGATGCTGCATTGGAAAGCATGGAAGACCTGCGTGAATCACTTGCAGACAGCCACATGGTCTTTATTACCGCCGGGTTCGGCGGTGGTACGGGCACAGGGGCCGCACCTGTGATTGCAGAAATATGCAAGGATCTTGGCATTCTTACCGTAGCGGTTGCATCCAAACCTTTTTCCTTTGAGGGTAAAAAAAGGGAAAGAGCAGCCATGGAAGGTCTGGAAAAACTGCAGGAAATTACAGACACCGTTATCACCATCCCCAATGACCGGTTACGCGGTATTGCCGGCAAAGGGGCGCGTATGAAGGATATGTTCATCAAAGCCGATGAAATTTTGCACCACTCCGTTAAAGGCATCACCGATTTAATCATGATGCCCGGCCACGTCAACCTGGACTTTGCCGACGTAAAAACCACCATGCAGAAAGCAGGCAAGGCGTTAATGGGCATTGGTATTGCTTCCGGAGAAAACCGTGCCACAGAAGCTGCGGAACGGGCCATTTCCCATCCGCTGCTGGAAGATATCTCCGTATCCGGCGCCAAGGGCGTACTGATGAATATCACATCAAGTTCTGATCTGACCCTTGACGAAATGACCGAAGCCTGTGACCGCATCTACCAGGAAGTGGGTGACGAGGCGGAAATCATCTGGGGCCAGACCTTTGACGAAGAACTCGGAGATGAAATCCGCATTACCGTCATTGCCACAGGTATCGGCATGGAAGAACCGGCCTTTAGTGAAAATATGCGCAGATTTGACCCACAAACAGCCCAGGCCTATGCACAACCCCAGCAGGCGACTGCGGCTAACGGTACGTACGGGACATATGGGTCCCAGACCTATGGTCAAAACGCATCAGACGTGGGACAGTCTGCTCCGCCTGCCGGCCGCCAAAACCCCATTGCCAGGGGTGTTATAAGGGACGCCACCGAAGAGGATATGGCCAACTGGGATGAACCGGTGCGTGTTGTTCGCCACAAACGCGTGGTGGGAAATGACAACCAGACCCAGGATTACGGCATGAACTATGATAATGACGACCTGGAGATTCCCACTTTTTTAAGACGTAAAGCCGATTAG
- the ftsA gene encoding cell division protein FtsA, whose product MQGNENLLVGLDIGTTKICAVVGEMLDDEINIIGVGSHPSTGLRKGSVVNIESTVDSIKKAVEEAELMADCNISSVYVGIAGNHIKGFNSHGIIAIKGREITEMDVERVIDAAKAVAIPPDREILHVISQEFIVDEMTSIQNPVGMTAVRLEAKIHIITGAVSAARNIIKCCHKAGLEVCDIALESLASGYAVLTNEEKELGCILADMGGGTTDLALFKDNNLKFIYELTVGGHNLTNDISVGLRTPLPEAEKIKKTHGTCIPQNVKAHDVIEVPAVGGRAPKRLPKGILAEILEPRVEEIFSLLKQELFSNGLENSFPAGFILTGGSVVMDGIAEMAESVFSVPVRIGEADRIGGLKDIVRNPAYATGVGLIIFGSKTSCRIQDVKSDPHGLQVVLNKMKQWFKNII is encoded by the coding sequence TTGCAGGGAAACGAAAATTTACTGGTGGGACTTGACATCGGTACCACCAAAATCTGTGCAGTCGTGGGTGAGATGCTTGATGATGAGATCAACATCATCGGTGTGGGCTCCCACCCCTCCACAGGGCTTCGTAAGGGGTCCGTAGTCAACATAGAGTCCACGGTGGATTCCATTAAAAAGGCAGTGGAGGAAGCCGAACTCATGGCGGACTGCAATATATCTTCTGTTTATGTGGGCATTGCAGGCAACCACATCAAAGGGTTCAACAGCCATGGCATCATTGCCATCAAAGGCCGGGAAATTACCGAAATGGATGTGGAACGGGTTATTGACGCGGCCAAGGCGGTTGCCATCCCCCCGGACAGGGAAATTCTGCATGTCATTTCCCAGGAGTTTATTGTGGATGAAATGACGTCCATCCAGAACCCCGTGGGCATGACTGCCGTACGCCTGGAAGCCAAAATCCATATCATCACAGGCGCGGTATCTGCGGCGCGCAACATTATCAAGTGCTGCCACAAAGCAGGGCTCGAGGTCTGCGACATTGCGCTTGAATCCCTGGCCTCGGGCTATGCCGTTCTCACCAATGAAGAAAAGGAACTTGGCTGTATACTGGCTGATATGGGCGGCGGAACCACAGACCTGGCCCTGTTCAAAGACAACAATCTAAAATTCATTTACGAACTCACCGTGGGCGGCCATAACCTGACCAACGATATTTCCGTAGGGCTTCGTACCCCCTTGCCCGAAGCGGAAAAAATTAAAAAAACACACGGCACCTGCATACCCCAAAACGTCAAGGCCCATGATGTCATTGAGGTGCCGGCGGTGGGGGGCAGAGCGCCCAAACGTCTGCCCAAGGGGATTCTTGCTGAAATCCTGGAACCCCGGGTGGAAGAGATCTTTTCCCTGCTGAAACAGGAGCTGTTTTCCAACGGACTTGAAAACAGTTTCCCTGCCGGATTTATACTCACCGGCGGCAGCGTTGTCATGGACGGCATTGCAGAAATGGCAGAATCCGTATTCAGCGTCCCCGTTCGTATCGGTGAAGCCGACCGTATCGGCGGACTCAAAGATATTGTTAGAAACCCCGCATACGCCACAGGCGTTGGACTTATCATTTTCGGATCAAAAACAAGCTGCCGTATTCAAGATGTCAAGTCCGACCCCCACGGGCTGCAAGTAGTTTTAAATAAAATGAAACAATGGTTTAAAAATATTATTTAA
- a CDS encoding FtsQ-type POTRA domain-containing protein, which translates to MATKKKTLNKYKVQGKKNRKLKTFSGGKALLKKSFLILFVGAMSLGCIYIHDAVLQCPLFDVKTIMIDGLDRVTRDEVLARTGLDKPTNIFEMLPDMLEKELNTHPWIHMATVNRQLLSTISIKIEEQEPLAIVTIENLADVVINAQGAPFKEYEPAKDDLTALPVISGVDLSLSNSTYLFEGDLFNAVMKILKIRGFGQIQTILGDENTGILINILNTHMNTGFTENPGETEFENKTVIPVKLGFDEFEKKLARARQIQRYMENNYPDKTISAIDLFSLKKVFVTTEDAAQNTIAKGV; encoded by the coding sequence TTGGCGACTAAAAAAAAGACTCTAAACAAATATAAGGTGCAGGGTAAAAAAAACCGAAAGCTTAAAACTTTTTCCGGCGGCAAAGCCCTTTTAAAAAAGAGTTTTCTTATCCTTTTTGTCGGTGCAATGAGCCTTGGCTGCATCTACATACACGATGCAGTTCTCCAATGCCCTTTATTTGATGTGAAAACCATTATGATTGACGGCCTTGACCGGGTAACCAGGGACGAGGTTCTGGCCCGGACAGGACTTGACAAACCGACTAATATTTTTGAAATGCTACCTGATATGCTTGAAAAAGAGCTGAACACCCACCCATGGATTCACATGGCCACGGTAAATCGTCAGCTTTTATCAACCATTTCCATTAAAATTGAAGAACAGGAGCCCTTGGCCATCGTGACCATTGAAAATCTGGCAGATGTCGTCATCAACGCCCAAGGGGCTCCCTTTAAAGAGTATGAACCGGCCAAGGATGATCTCACGGCGTTGCCGGTTATATCCGGGGTGGATTTAAGCCTGTCCAACAGCACGTACCTATTTGAAGGGGATTTGTTCAATGCTGTGATGAAAATCTTAAAAATCAGAGGATTTGGACAAATTCAAACCATTTTGGGAGACGAAAATACAGGCATACTCATAAATATATTAAACACACATATGAATACAGGTTTCACGGAAAATCCCGGCGAAACAGAATTTGAAAACAAGACAGTTATTCCGGTTAAACTCGGATTTGACGAATTTGAAAAAAAACTTGCAAGGGCCAGGCAGATTCAGCGCTATATGGAGAACAACTATCCGGATAAAACCATATCGGCCATCGATCTTTTCAGCCTGAAAAAAGTGTTTGTTACAACGGAAGATGCTGCCCAAAATACTATAGCAAAGGGGGTTTAA
- the murB gene encoding UDP-N-acetylmuramate dehydrogenase codes for MVLSDNIKKMFASFAPETQKAMDRYTSFRVGGPADLLVLPQTVEQVIALAKTAQKAELPVTIIGGGTNVLVSDKGIRGLVMVLTRLKQKIEPIAPSMNTGGDSPDQIYLTVLAGEPLGHLCRYAANAGLAGLAWAAGIPGTIGGAVMMNAGAFGSDMSQIVRKIEILDLATLETLILPANRLKFSYRKLALENSIVLKVRLGLTKAGAETVRDEYYRNLQIKQSTQPVSQASAGCFFKNPPDAESAGFLIEQAGMKSARCNGAMVSDLHANFIVNHGNACAQDILNLADQVRKRVYEKFGINLKEEVKTIGD; via the coding sequence ATGGTTCTAAGCGATAACATAAAAAAAATGTTCGCTTCCTTTGCGCCTGAAACGCAAAAGGCCATGGACCGCTACACCAGTTTCAGGGTAGGCGGCCCTGCAGACCTGCTGGTGCTGCCGCAAACCGTGGAACAGGTGATCGCCCTTGCCAAAACCGCACAAAAAGCCGAACTGCCGGTTACGATTATCGGCGGCGGCACCAATGTTCTCGTATCGGACAAAGGCATCCGGGGACTCGTGATGGTTCTCACCCGGCTGAAACAAAAAATTGAGCCGATAGCACCGTCCATGAACACAGGCGGCGACTCACCGGACCAGATCTACTTGACTGTGCTTGCCGGAGAACCCCTTGGTCATTTATGCAGATATGCGGCCAACGCAGGCCTGGCTGGTCTGGCGTGGGCAGCCGGAATTCCGGGCACCATTGGCGGTGCCGTAATGATGAATGCAGGGGCCTTTGGCAGCGACATGAGCCAAATTGTACGAAAAATCGAGATATTGGACCTTGCCACCCTGGAAACACTAATTCTGCCGGCAAACAGACTTAAATTTTCCTACCGAAAACTTGCCCTTGAAAACAGTATTGTACTCAAGGTCCGGCTCGGGCTGACCAAGGCTGGCGCCGAAACCGTCAGGGATGAATATTACCGTAACCTTCAAATTAAACAATCCACCCAGCCGGTGTCCCAGGCATCTGCCGGGTGTTTTTTCAAAAACCCCCCGGACGCTGAATCAGCAGGCTTTCTCATTGAGCAGGCCGGCATGAAAAGTGCCCGGTGCAACGGGGCCATGGTATCTGATCTGCACGCCAATTTCATTGTCAACCACGGCAACGCCTGCGCACAAGATATCCTGAACCTGGCCGACCAGGTAAGGAAACGCGTATACGAAAAATTTGGGATTAACCTTAAAGAAGAGGTGAAAACCATTGGCGACTAA
- the murC gene encoding UDP-N-acetylmuramate--L-alanine ligase: protein MYQHDYHIHFVGIGGIGMSGIAELLLNLGYTISGSDLKLSHITDRLKEKGAVIYKGHAKENIKGVNVVVTSSAISSQNPEVIRAKELGCPIIPRAEMLAELMRIKYAIAVAGAHGKTSTTAMISQILNAAGLDPTVIIGGLLQGLDTNALHGSGEFIVAEADESDGSFLKYSPSIAAVTNIDLEHLDFYKDIEDIKNNFVQFINSVPFYGLAILCLDNPHIQDILPRITVRYITYGMTAQSGLKAGNIRFENGKSLFNVFKGEQNLGRILLNIGGQHNILNAMAGIATGLELNIPFDTIKKALEEIKGVKRRLEIKGKAKGITVMDDYGHHPTEIKATLTAVRESYPDKRLIVVFQPHRYTRTKALFQEFTRAFYQSDVLLVLPIYAASEEPIHGVDSEKLVEGIKAHGHKDACFAPDFTQALSIITHKAKSGDMVLTLGAGDVYTLGEKLVEIL, encoded by the coding sequence ATGTACCAGCATGATTATCACATACATTTTGTAGGCATCGGCGGCATCGGCATGAGCGGTATTGCCGAATTGCTGTTAAATCTTGGCTACACCATATCCGGGTCTGATCTCAAACTGTCCCACATCACGGACCGGCTCAAGGAAAAAGGCGCAGTGATTTACAAGGGCCATGCCAAGGAAAACATCAAGGGTGTCAATGTGGTAGTAACCTCTTCGGCCATTTCATCCCAGAACCCGGAAGTGATCCGGGCAAAAGAACTGGGCTGCCCCATCATCCCCCGGGCTGAAATGCTGGCCGAACTTATGCGTATCAAATATGCCATTGCCGTGGCAGGTGCCCATGGCAAAACCTCCACCACCGCCATGATCTCCCAAATCCTTAACGCCGCAGGACTTGATCCCACGGTAATCATCGGCGGCCTGCTCCAGGGTCTGGACACCAATGCCCTGCATGGGTCCGGTGAATTTATTGTGGCCGAGGCAGATGAAAGCGACGGATCATTTCTTAAATATTCCCCCTCCATTGCGGCTGTGACCAACATTGACCTGGAACATCTTGATTTTTATAAAGATATTGAAGACATAAAAAATAATTTTGTCCAATTCATCAACTCCGTGCCCTTTTACGGCCTTGCCATCCTCTGCCTGGACAACCCTCATATCCAGGATATTCTGCCCAGGATCACAGTGCGGTATATCACCTACGGCATGACGGCCCAGTCCGGACTGAAGGCCGGAAACATCCGGTTTGAAAATGGTAAATCCCTGTTCAACGTATTCAAGGGAGAACAGAACCTGGGCCGAATACTTTTAAACATCGGGGGGCAACACAATATTCTCAATGCCATGGCCGGCATTGCCACAGGTCTGGAGCTTAACATCCCCTTTGACACCATTAAAAAAGCGTTGGAAGAAATCAAGGGTGTCAAACGCCGCCTGGAAATAAAGGGCAAGGCCAAGGGCATTACGGTGATGGATGACTACGGCCACCACCCCACAGAGATCAAGGCCACGTTGACTGCCGTCAGGGAAAGCTATCCAGACAAACGGCTTATTGTGGTATTCCAGCCCCACAGATACACAAGAACAAAGGCGTTGTTCCAGGAGTTCACCCGGGCGTTTTACCAGTCTGACGTGCTCCTGGTGCTGCCCATCTACGCGGCTTCGGAAGAGCCCATTCACGGCGTGGACTCGGAAAAACTGGTGGAAGGCATAAAGGCCCATGGACACAAGGATGCCTGCTTTGCCCCGGATTTCACCCAGGCATTGTCCATCATCACCCATAAAGCAAAATCGGGGGATATGGTGCTCACCTTAGGGGCCGGGGATGTATACACCCTCGGGGAAAAGCTGGTGGAGATTTTGTAA
- the murG gene encoding undecaprenyldiphospho-muramoylpentapeptide beta-N-acetylglucosaminyltransferase, translating to MSKNKHIIIAGGKTGGHLFPGIAVAQALKEKDPSTKILFVGTSAPFEIETLARYEFAHKSIISKPIKGKNIFAKTWSAGLVGISLIQALGIIIAFRADFILGVGGFSSFALVLAGRILFRDTAIHEQNAFPGMTNRMLSKIARTRFISFKETKGMPENDTTFLVGNPVRRPLSTAQENITTDESVLNQINADDFLILVTGGSQGAASINGAFTDAVAMMEDTQRVFIIHQTGKNAEAQIQQFYAAGDIRHKAAAFFYDMPAIQDRADLVISRAGAGTVSELCIKGKPAILVPYPHAADDHQTANAKFLADQGACIMIADKDLTGEALLAAVENLRHNTKKRSEMADTMKLLAMPHGADLIADRIIGTDVSKRKDNVPA from the coding sequence ATGTCAAAAAATAAACATATCATCATCGCCGGCGGGAAAACAGGGGGGCATCTGTTCCCGGGCATTGCCGTGGCCCAGGCTCTGAAGGAAAAAGACCCTTCCACAAAAATCCTTTTTGTGGGCACCAGCGCACCCTTTGAAATAGAGACCCTTGCCCGGTACGAATTTGCCCATAAATCAATTATCTCCAAACCCATAAAGGGAAAAAACATCTTTGCAAAGACCTGGTCAGCCGGCCTTGTGGGCATCAGCCTGATCCAGGCGTTGGGAATCATCATTGCGTTCAGGGCAGATTTCATTCTGGGCGTGGGCGGATTTTCATCCTTTGCCCTGGTTCTGGCCGGGCGTATCCTTTTCAGGGACACGGCCATCCATGAGCAGAATGCCTTTCCCGGCATGACCAACCGCATGCTGTCCAAAATTGCCCGGACCCGGTTTATCTCCTTTAAAGAAACAAAGGGCATGCCAGAAAATGACACCACGTTTCTGGTAGGCAACCCGGTACGCCGCCCTTTAAGTACTGCACAGGAAAACATCACGACAGATGAAAGTGTTCTTAACCAAATAAACGCAGATGATTTTCTCATTCTTGTCACCGGCGGCAGCCAGGGTGCAGCCTCCATCAATGGGGCATTTACTGATGCCGTGGCAATGATGGAAGATACCCAACGGGTCTTTATCATCCACCAGACCGGAAAAAATGCCGAAGCCCAGATACAACAATTTTATGCTGCCGGGGATATCCGGCACAAGGCCGCAGCCTTTTTCTACGATATGCCTGCCATCCAGGACCGGGCAGACCTGGTCATCAGCCGGGCCGGGGCCGGCACTGTATCAGAACTGTGCATCAAGGGAAAACCCGCCATCCTGGTCCCCTACCCCCATGCGGCAGACGACCACCAGACCGCAAACGCAAAATTCCTGGCTGACCAGGGTGCCTGCATCATGATTGCGGACAAGGACCTGACAGGTGAAGCGTTATTGGCAGCCGTTGAAAACCTGCGACACAATACAAAAAAAAGATCCGAAATGGCAGACACCATGAAATTACTTGCCATGCCCCATGGCGCAGACCTCATTGCCGACCGTATTATAGGGACGGATGTTTCAAAAAGGAAAGACAATGTACCAGCATGA
- the ftsW gene encoding putative lipid II flippase FtsW — MANTLGVGEYIPGRLHPFFKEKTILFPVLILTGIGLVMVYSASCSISMDEHNTLFYYLKRQSIFLFISLGIMYTTASLPYKLYKSMAYLILITAIGLLVAVLIPAVGIKANNARRWLDCGLFAFQPAEFAKLAMILFMAYSLSKKQEIGKLREFSIGVLPHAMVFGLMAILILCQPDFGTIVVLGMICWGMMFTAGVPLLYLISPLPLIIPVVYFLVFKVSYRLERIIGFLNPWEDPLGIGFQLTNSLKAFGSGGLFGKGVGLSMQKMHFLPEPHTDFIFSIIGEELGLIGVTVILVLYGLILHTGTRIARQADTFFGAVTATGITLYLGLQVIINTGVTLGVLPTKGLTLPFISYGGTSLIINMAAMGILMNIGASANHVKK; from the coding sequence ATGGCTAATACCCTGGGCGTCGGCGAATACATCCCGGGTCGTCTCCATCCCTTTTTCAAAGAAAAAACCATTCTTTTTCCGGTACTCATTCTCACCGGCATTGGCTTGGTCATGGTGTACTCGGCCTCCTGCTCCATTTCCATGGATGAGCATAACACCCTGTTTTATTACCTGAAACGCCAGTCCATCTTCCTGTTTATCAGCCTTGGCATCATGTATACCACCGCCTCTTTGCCTTACAAATTATACAAAAGTATGGCTTATCTCATCCTGATTACAGCCATCGGCCTTCTGGTTGCCGTCCTTATCCCCGCCGTTGGTATCAAGGCCAACAATGCCCGGCGCTGGCTTGATTGCGGGCTATTCGCTTTCCAACCCGCAGAATTTGCCAAGCTTGCCATGATCCTTTTTATGGCCTACTCCCTGTCCAAAAAACAGGAAATAGGAAAACTGCGAGAATTTTCCATTGGTGTTTTGCCCCATGCCATGGTGTTCGGCCTCATGGCCATACTCATCCTGTGCCAGCCCGATTTCGGCACAATCGTGGTATTGGGCATGATCTGCTGGGGAATGATGTTCACCGCAGGTGTGCCCTTGCTTTACCTGATCAGCCCGTTGCCGCTGATCATTCCTGTGGTATACTTTCTGGTCTTCAAGGTCAGTTACCGGCTCGAACGAATCATCGGATTCCTGAACCCCTGGGAAGATCCCCTTGGTATCGGGTTTCAGCTCACCAACTCCCTTAAGGCATTTGGATCGGGCGGTCTGTTCGGCAAAGGTGTCGGGCTTTCCATGCAGAAGATGCACTTTCTGCCTGAACCCCATACGGATTTTATTTTCTCCATCATTGGCGAGGAACTCGGCCTTATCGGGGTGACGGTAATCCTGGTTCTTTACGGGCTTATCCTCCACACCGGCACCCGCATTGCCCGGCAGGCAGATACCTTTTTTGGGGCCGTGACAGCCACGGGCATCACCCTGTATTTAGGACTTCAGGTTATCATCAACACAGGCGTGACCTTAGGCGTACTACCCACCAAAGGCCTGACCCTGCCCTTTATTTCCTACGGCGGAACATCGCTGATCATCAATATGGCAGCCATGGGTATTTTAATGAACATAGGAGCGTCGGCAAACCATGTCAAAAAATAA